A stretch of the Rosa rugosa chromosome 5, drRosRugo1.1, whole genome shotgun sequence genome encodes the following:
- the LOC133711546 gene encoding uncharacterized protein LOC133711546: protein MGFHYEWLKWIMRCVRTVSYSFLINGEPRGKLIPSRGLYQGDSKSPYLFLVCAKGPSRMLKNAEEQQLLHDVSIVASAPPISHLFFADDFFIFMNAESDECTRLRQIFQWYEEASGQQVNFQKSCISFSKNVTLEFQEELAAVLGVERVDKHDEYLGLPTEVSYSKTVAFQFTTEKTRDKMKGWKENVRHSWEGGDDKVCSPIEKGRKIHWSAWDKMCIPKEEGGLGFRNMELFNQDLLAKQGWRLLKYPNSLLARTLKAKYFPEDSFLNALVSPDSDSREWLHEWLDEIFSEDEVELIRKSH, encoded by the exons ATGGGGTTCCATTATGAGTGGCTTAAGTGGATAATGAGATGTGTCAGAACGGTGAGTTACTCTTTCTTGATAAATGGTGAACCTAGGGGGAAGTTGATTCCATCTAGAGGTCTGTACCAAGGTGATTCGAAATCCCCATACTTGTTCTTAGTATGTGCAAAAGGTCCTTCAAGAATGTTGAAGAATGCAGAAGAGCAACAACTGTTACACGATGTTTCTATTGTGGCTAGCGCTCCCCCCATTAGTCATCTTTTCTTTGCTGAtgacttcttcatcttcatgaaCGCAGAAAGCGATGAATGCACCCGATTGAGGCAGATATTCCAATGGTATGAAGAAGCTTCGGGCCAACAGGTGAATTTTCAAAAGAGTTGTATTTCTTTCTCTAAAAATGTTACCCTTGAGTTTCAAGAAGAATTAGCTGCTGTCTTGGGTGTGGAGAGGGTTGACAAACACGATGAGTATCTTGGCCTCCCTACTGAAGTGAGTTACTCCAAGACAGTGGCTTTCCAATTTACCACAGAGAAGACAAGAGATAAGATGAAAGGGTGGAAGGAAAATGTTAGGCATAGCTGGGAAGGAGGTGATGATAAAGTCTGTAGTCCAATCG AGAAGGGTCGTAAAATTCATTGGTCAGCTTGGGACAAGATGTGTATCCCCAAGGAGGAAGGAGGATTGGGTTTTCGCAATATGGAGCTATTCAATCAAGATTTATTAGCAAAGCAAGGTTGGAGATTACTCAAATATCCGAATTCATTGTTGGCTAGGACATTGAAGGCAAAATATTTCCCAGAGGATAGCTTTTTGAATGCATTAGTGTCCCCAG ATTCGGACTCTAGGGAATGGCTGCACGAGTGGCTAGATGAGATCTTTTCGGAAGATGAGGTGGAGCTGATTCGGAAATCCCATTGA
- the LOC133711547 gene encoding F-box protein SKIP22-like, with amino-acid sequence MAFELGQRTPMGEEDEERACDPLKDDKYKYSPSLLLRRVLTEELAAQDLHRNHKNNKLLVAAVHAVLLDSGFVRFSSGTSVLDALLELGFTEFGSVSGMSHSYTLPEILIEQDNCDCSSNRKMEGIVLKFENLGNFSSDQKRTKHVAPRMVKVSGSLINSGSRFGQKHKKVCLELDENKFAPAIEFFWGNNTRNTVNDLGFRERQVCEFWKIVKDEIALPLLIDLCAEAGLPAPLCLMSLPPELKMKILEAMPGADLAKVGGVCKELRDLANDNELWKHKLAQEFSGTREVVELWKVTFHRQWETKKEQAKKLVGKKRGRDSRENVYCFDWQPRPKYPKWSHEPYFL; translated from the coding sequence ATGGCGTTTGAACTAGGACAGCGGACACCAATGGGTGAAGAAGACGAAGAGAGGGCTTGTGATCCTTTGAAAGACGACAAGTACAAGTACTCCCCATCTTTATTGTTGAGGAGAGTACTCACAGAGGAGTTGGCCGCCCAAGACCTTCACAGAAACCACAAAAACAACAAGCTTCTCGTCGCTGCGGTGCATGCTGTGCTCTTAGACTCCGGTTTCGTTCGCTTTAGTTCGGGTACGTCAGTCCTTGATGCCCTCTTAGAGTTAGGTTTCACCGAGTTCGGTTCGGTATCGGGTATGTCACATTCCTACACTTTGCCTGAGATTCTTATCGAACAAGATAATTGTGATTGTAGTAGTAATCGGAAGATGGAAGGAATTGTTTTGAAGTTTGAGAATTTAGGTAACTTTTCGTCTGACCAGAAAAGAACAAAACATGTGGCTCCTCGCATGGTGAAAGTTAGTGGGTCCTTGATTAATTCTGGTTCTAGGTTTGGGCAGAAGCACAAGAAGGTATGTTTGGAATTGGATGAGAATAAGTTTGCGCCGGCGATTGAGTTTTTTTGGGGAAACAATACGAGGAATACTGTGAATGATTTGGGATTTCGTGAAAGACAAGTTTGTGAGTTTTGGAAAATCGTCAAGGATGAGATTGCACTTCCATTGCTGATTGATCTTTGCGCAGAGGCCGGTTTGCCTGCTCCATTGTGCCTTATGAGCCTTCCTCCGGAGCTCAAAATGAAGATTTTGGAGGCAATGCCTGGTGCTGATCTTGCCAAAGTAGGGGGTGTTTGTAAGGAGCTGCGAGATCTTGCAAATGACAATGAGTTGTGGAAGCACAAGTTAGCCCAGGAGTTTTCTGGTACAAGAGAAGTAGTAGAACTCTGGAAAGTTACTTTTCATCGACAATGGGAGACTAAAAAGGAGCAAGCAAAGAAACTAGTGGGAAAAAAGAGAGGACGTGACTCACGTGAGAACGTTTATTGTTTCGATTGGCAACCACGTCCTAAATATCCTAAATGGAGTCATGAACCATATTTCTTGTAG
- the LOC133711548 gene encoding putative F-box protein At1g23770, translating into MGTSIAEGERWCCSAGLKSGTLKSVEIEILWNKHSVPFFLRRVLMEELGAQHFPCSNHQLLLETAVHAVLLDSGFVRFDSDSVSGVSGMSLSYTVPDILQNLGGSIQGIGLRFEKLDKSVRVNGSLTGEDSVYSVSLEVEKVASFIEFLWASKVDVNDIVSVGLLEKQETQVFNFWRTIKDEISLPLMIDLCAKAGLPSPPCLMSLPPELKTKILWSLSGVNIAAIECVCKELQKLGNDGELWKHRLGQQFPGELMKKKKKNDMQTTEWKMVFRERWRQRRRVREASSREYYKREEKRKRPLPFLSLDSEQEEYWKNSPQTGRRIGLGPRSAIGKLLESSNDEPF; encoded by the coding sequence ATGGGAACTTCCATTGCTGAAGGAGAAAGGTGGTGTTGTTCTGCGGGTTTGAAATCAGGAACCCTAAAAAGTGTGGAGATTGAAATCTTGTGGAACAAACACTCAGTGCCCTTTTTCTTGAGGAGGGTTCTTATGGAGGAGTTGGGAGCCCAACATTTCCCATGCAGTAATCACCAGTTATTATTGGAGACTGCAGTACATGCAGTGCTCCTAGACTCCGGTTTTGTCCGCTTTGACTCCGATTCGGTTTCAGGTGTCTCCGGTATGTCCCTCTCTTATACTGTGCCTGATATTTTGCAAAATCTAGGAGGCAGTATCCAAGGAATTGGGTTGAGATTTGAGAAGTTGGATAAATCTGTAAGGGTTAATGGGTCTTTAACCGGCGAGGATTCTGTGTACTCGGTGAGCTTGGAGGTGGAGAAGGTTGCATCCTTTATCGAATTCCTTTGGGCAAGTAAAGTTGATGTGAATGATATTGTTTCAGTAGGACTACTTGAGAAGCAAGAAACAcaagtttttaatttttggagGACCATCAAAGATGAAATTTCATTGCCATTAATGATTGATCTTTGCGCAAAGGCGGGGTTACCCTCTCCACCTTGCCTTATGAGTCTTCCTCCAGAGCTCAAGACAAAGATTTTATGGTCACTATCTGGTGTGAATATTGCAGCAATAGAATGTGTGTGCAAGGAGCTGCAGAAACTTGGGAATGACGGTGAGTTGTGGAAGCACAGGTTAGGGCAGCAGTTTCCTGGCGAgttaatgaagaagaagaagaagaatgatatGCAAACAACAGAGTGGAAGATGGTGTTTCGAGAAAGATGGAGGCAACGCAGGCGAGTGAGGGAGGCATCAAGCAGAGAATATTATAAAAGggaggagaagaggaagaggcctttACCATTCCTTTCTCTTGATTCTGAACAAGAGGAGTATTGGAAAAATTCTCCTCAAACAGGACGGAGAATTGGACTAGGACCGAGATCTGCTATAGGAAAGCTCCTCGAATCCTCGAATGACGAACCATTTTAA